DNA from Oncorhynchus masou masou isolate Uvic2021 unplaced genomic scaffold, UVic_Omas_1.1 unplaced_scaffold_8287, whole genome shotgun sequence:
GCTTTATGTAATACGTTTGATTGATTGAAATAACCTACATGCGTGTTATACTTGGTCAGCACAGTGAGCATCATCTTGGCATACTTCATGGACTTGGTGAAGTGAGGTGCCTGGGAGCTTAGCTGGTCAGTGAAGAGTGTGAACAGCTCTTCATTCAGCTCCAGCTGAAAAGTGATGCAAACAGATTCATATCAATGAGAGACTAGGGATTTTATGAATACTCTGTTTTCACATACAATGCGATCAAATCCATTGGTTTGGATAGCTATGGTAGATTagtgaactatactgaacaaaaatataaatgccacatttatattggtcccatgtttcatgagctgaaataaaagatcccagaaatgttccatacacacaaaaagcttatttccgCCTCCAATtttatgcacaaatttgtttacatccctgttagtgagcatttctcctttgccaagataatccatccacctgatagatgtcatatcaagaagctgattaatcagcatgatcattaccacaggtgcaccttgtgtttgAGACAATAAAAAGCTTCTAAAATATCACACAACGCCACACGTGCagtggcatgctgactgcaggaatgtccaccagagctgttgccagagaatttggCAACACATCCAACCAGCTCACAACCGCaacacatgtaaccacgccagcccaggacctccacatccggcttcttaacctgggggatcgtctgagaccagccacccggacagctgatgaaactgaggagaatTTCTGTCTATaatgaagcccttttgtggggaaaacatttttaattgactgatttccttacatgaactttaagtcagtaaaatcgttgaaattgctgcatgttgcgtttatatttttgttcagtatagtttggtCTGGTTTTGGTAGGTATGGTACATGAGAGGACAAGTTTGTATTTGAGTGGAGTAGATGTGTGGTTCACCTTCTTGTCCAGCAGGACATGAATGACAGACAGCAGTCCTTCACACCAAATCGCTTTGATTGTCATTCTGGACAAAAGAAGATCTTATGAGACTGTATAAGACGTGGTATTACAATGCATGTAATCAATAGAGCCAGAACACTTCACTAGTTGTTAGATCCATTACACCCAATGGGTTGGTTTGTCTTACTGAAACACCAGCAGTCTGAAGTGGGGATCCAGGCAGTCTTCTATCAATCTGTTGAGCAGCTCAGCCTGTGCATTGCCTGATGATACATCCCAGATTTAGATATATggtgccttcataaagtattcagaccccttgacttttccacattttgttacgttacagccttattctaaaatggattaaataaaacatttcctctgcaatctacacacaacaccccataatgacaaaggtttttagaaatgtttgcaaatgtactaAAAATAAtcaaatagcttatttacataagtattcagaccatttgctattcgactgtttccattgattatccttgagatgtttctgaaatttgattgaagtccacctgtggtaaattcatgacttggaaaggcatatacctgtctatataaggtcccactgttgacagcgcatgtcagagcaacaaccaagtcatgaggttgaaggaatggtccgtagaaacaggattgtgttgaggcatagatctggggaagggtacaaaaaaatgtgtgcagcattgaagatccccaagaacacagtggcctcccgtcattcttaaatggaagaagtttggaaccaccaagactcttcctagaactggccgcccTGGCCAAACCGAGCAATTGgggaaagggccttggtcaggaagtgaccaagatcccgatggttactctgacagctccagagttcctccgtggagatgggagaaccttccagaaggacaaacatctctgcagcgctccaccaattaggactttatggtagagtggccagacaaaagacactcatcagtaaaagggacatgacagtccacttggagtttgctaaaaggcacctaagggACTTtcaaatcatgagaaacaagattctctggctgatgaaaccaagattgaactatttggcctgaatgccaagagtcacgtctggaggaaacctggcaccatccttacggtgaagcatggtggtggcagcatcatgctgtgatgtttttcagcggcaggtactgggagactagtcagattcaagggaaagatgaacagagagatccttgatgaaaaacctgctccagagtgctcaggacctcagactggggcgaaggttcacattccaacaggacaacgactttAAGCTCACAGCTTAAGACAACGCAgaatggctttgggacaagtctctgaatgttcttgagtggcccggccagagcccagacttgaacccgattgaacatctctggagagacctgaaaatagctgtgcagcaacgctccccatccaacctgacagagcttgagaggatctgcagagatgaatgaagaaactccccaaatacaggtgtgtgtgaagcttgtagcatcatacccaagaagactcaaggctgtaattgctgccaaaggtgcttcaacaaaatactgagtaaagggtcgaaACACTTAATAAATGTGAtccattttttttttgcataaaTTAGCAagcatttataaaaacctgtttatgctttgtcattatggggtattgtgtgtagattgaggggaaaaaaacaatgcaatacattttagaaaaaggctgtaacgttacaaaatgtggaaccGTACGTGGTAAATAAAGAGATTATATATAAATAGAAAGATTAATTGATGATTAGTGGCTAAATATAACATCATAGGTGGTGAATACTATATTGACTGACAGTTAATGCCTTTCTATTTTGGATTCCACTATTGATCAATGTGTATTTCCCACTCACCTGTCTGCCCTTCCTCCAGGACTGGTCCAATCAGAGCGTGGCAGGTTGGCCTGGGGTAGCGACTGCATAGTGACGTCACAGCCGTGACTAGACAGCGTGAGGCAGGTTCAGAAAGGGACAGAACCTGCCAGAGGTCAACAGTACGGGAGAAGAAGTCGGAGATATAGGTAGCCTGACAAGCTATTGTCTTATTCACATTATAAGGCCGACTTGAACAGTACTGGCTCAGATTTTattttcacattgtcctttccagcaAAGAAACTATGATGGATTGGTAACCAGTGCAGCTTggtaaccaggccagcccagtgCAGCTTggtaaccaggccagcccagtgcagcgtggtaaccaggccagcccagtgCAGCTTggtaaccaggccagcccagtgCAGCTTggtaaccaggccagcccagtgCAGCTTggtaaccaggccagcccagtgcagcgtggtaaccaggccagcccagtgTAGCTTggtaaccaggccagcccagtgCAGCTTggtaaccaggccagcccagtgCAGCTTggtaaccaggccagcccagtgCAGTTTGGTAACCAGGCAAGCCCAGTGCAGCTTGGTAACCAGGCAAGCCCAGTGCAGCTTGGTAACCAGGCAAGCCCAGTGCAGCTTggtaaccaggccagcccagtgCAGCTTggtaaccaggccagcccagtgCAGCTTggtaaccaggccagcccagtgCAGCTTggtaaccaggccagcccagtgCAGCTTGTTTTGGCTCAGTGTTGGTCAGTGGTGTGAAAAGGGTACATATGAATGAAATGTGAGGTACCTTTCCCAGCAGTAGACTCTTGATGAGTGTGGCTGCTGTGCTGTGACTGAGATCAGGAGAGAGTTCTAGCAGGCAGCTACAGAGCTGAGGTAGGGTCTGTTCTGGCATCTCAGACAAACTCAGCATCCTACATAAGATCTCTACCTACAGAGAGAATGGTTGTTATTGGAAGTAGTGCTCATGAACGACCTGATTTTGCTAACGTTTTTAGTGTCAATTTAAAAAAACTCCAACCTGGGAGGGGTCACAGTCGTTCAGCACCTTGAAGATATCCACTGAGTTCTGGTCCCACTAAACAAAGAGGACACAGGGGATTAAGGCACTTTCATGTGAATCAGTGCATCTCAGACATGATCACTTCATTAAAATAGGTATCTTACCTCCATCTCACTTTCCAACATTTCTTTGATTTGAGGGATTGAAGCCTGAACCAAGAACACATAAGTTACTTTCAGTTCTTCGGTGGTGTCAACAGAATACTAATGTGACTGAATAGTTAAGTCATGTCCTTTATTCATCTCACCTTTACATTCTCAGGCAGGGCATCACTTGGACTCCCTGCTGCTGGCTGCGGTTCCACAGCTGGTTCTGGGATGACACCAACCACCCGGTCCGTCTCCATCTCATCCTTCAAACCCTCCGTTCCCACCACATACTCCATACTGCTACAACTCCTCTCAGATTCCACAGGAGAAAGACTTATCCTCATCCTCTTACGCTGCTGTCCGACGTCATCCTCAGGTTCTGAGTCCAGATCCACACAGCTGCTCTTCCTCTTCGGAACCACATCTAGCCCACCCTGTGAGGATGAGGGGAGTTGTGGCTCTATTGGTCCACCTAAACACAAGGCCCATCCTGTTGCtttatcatcaccaccaccaccactatccctCAGACGCTCACATAGTCCCCTTAGTCTTTCTCTGCACTGGGGGGTGATTAGAGGCTCCTTCCCCCCAGGGGCTCCCAGGTCTCTCCGGAGCTGTACGACCAGGGCAGACACCCAGGGGTTTGGGGCATGTTCCCCCTGGCTGAGGCAGTCTAGCAGGTGAAGGACACTGGTCCGGGGATGCAAGGGTgggtgagatggaggaaggacAGGAGGCTCCGTTGGAAGGCAACTGGAAATAGGCACACGAGTGGTTTGCTAAGGAAAAGAGCAGTGGGTTA
Protein-coding regions in this window:
- the LOC135538670 gene encoding LOW QUALITY PROTEIN: Fanconi anemia group E protein-like (The sequence of the model RefSeq protein was modified relative to this genomic sequence to represent the inferred CDS: inserted 1 base in 1 codon), with the translated sequence MDTNTLLLRFDGRSRLLLRSLLSGATGARRGLWVFQRQRRSDPDRCLHTCLETLCQQEICLNSDAQTLTTKPLVCLFPVAFQRSLLSFLHLTHPCIPXTSVLHLLDCLSQGEHAPNPWVSALVVQLRRDLGAPGGKEPLITPQCRERLRGLCERLRDSGGGGDDKATGWALCLGGPIEPQLPSSSQGGLDVVPKRKSSCVDLDSEPEDDVGQQRKRMRISLSPVESERSCSSMEYVVGTEGLKDEMETDRVVGVIPEPAVEPQPAAGSPSDALPENVKASIPQIKEMLESEMEWDQNSVDIFKVLNDCDPSQVEILCRMLSLSEMPEQTLPQLCSCLLELSPDLSHSTAATLIKSLLLGKVLSLSEPASRCLVTAVTSLCSRYPRPTCHALIGPVLEEGQTGNAQAELLNRLIEDCLDPHFRLLVFQMTIKAIWCEGLLSVIHVLLDKKLELNEELFTLFTDQLSSQAPHFTKSMKYAKMMLTVLTKYNTH